A genome region from Physeter macrocephalus isolate SW-GA chromosome 4, ASM283717v5, whole genome shotgun sequence includes the following:
- the SNRPE gene encoding small nuclear ribonucleoprotein E isoform X1, with the protein MAYRGQGQKVQKVMVQPINLIFRYLQNRSRIQVWLYEQVNMRIEGCIIGFDEYMNLVLDDAEEIHSKTKSRKQLGRIMLKGDNITLLQSVSN; encoded by the exons ATGGCGTACCGGGGCCAGGGCCAGAAGGTGCAGAAGGTGATGGTGCAGCCAATC AATCTCATCTTCAGATACTTGCAAAAT AGATCTCGGATTCAGGTGTGGCTTTATGAGCAAGTGAATATGCGGATAGAGGGCTGTATCATT GGTTTTGATGAGTATATGAACCTCGTATTAGATGATGCAGAAGAGATTCATTctaaaacaaagtcaagaaaacaacTGG GTCGAATCATGCTAAAAGGAGATAACATTACTCTGCTCCAAAGTGTCTCCAACTAG
- the SNRPE gene encoding small nuclear ribonucleoprotein E isoform X2 — MAYRGQGQKVQKRSRIQVWLYEQVNMRIEGCIIGFDEYMNLVLDDAEEIHSKTKSRKQLGRIMLKGDNITLLQSVSN, encoded by the exons ATGGCGTACCGGGGCCAGGGCCAGAAGGTGCAGAAG AGATCTCGGATTCAGGTGTGGCTTTATGAGCAAGTGAATATGCGGATAGAGGGCTGTATCATT GGTTTTGATGAGTATATGAACCTCGTATTAGATGATGCAGAAGAGATTCATTctaaaacaaagtcaagaaaacaacTGG GTCGAATCATGCTAAAAGGAGATAACATTACTCTGCTCCAAAGTGTCTCCAACTAG